From one bacterium genomic stretch:
- the pyrH gene encoding UMP kinase — MGKSPRYKRILLKISGEALLGTEPFGLDMETVNVIASEVAEIHALGVEVAVVIGGGNIFRGARNSGTAIERATGDYMGMLATVINALAVQSTLEKSGMPTRVQSAISMSQVAEPYIRRKAIRHLEKGRIVIFAAGTGNPFFTTDTAAALRAMEIGADVLMKATRVDGVYTDDPETNPKAEKFDELTYREVMDRGLKVMDATAIALCMDNNMSIMVFNLNNRGNMVRAVMGEKVGTVVTGEV, encoded by the coding sequence ATGGGTAAATCACCCAGGTACAAACGTATCCTCCTCAAGATCAGCGGCGAGGCCCTGTTAGGGACCGAGCCCTTCGGTCTTGACATGGAGACGGTCAACGTTATCGCCTCGGAGGTCGCCGAGATCCATGCGCTGGGTGTCGAAGTCGCGGTCGTCATCGGGGGAGGGAACATCTTCCGGGGCGCGCGCAACAGCGGCACTGCCATCGAGAGGGCCACCGGTGATTACATGGGCATGCTTGCCACCGTGATCAACGCCCTGGCCGTCCAGAGCACTCTCGAAAAATCGGGCATGCCGACCCGGGTCCAGTCAGCTATTTCCATGAGCCAGGTGGCCGAACCGTACATTCGCAGAAAGGCGATCAGGCACCTCGAAAAGGGCCGGATCGTCATCTTCGCGGCGGGTACGGGCAACCCCTTTTTCACTACCGATACGGCCGCGGCCTTGAGGGCCATGGAGATCGGCGCCGACGTCCTCATGAAGGCCACCCGGGTGGACGGTGTTTATACCGACGACCCCGAGACCAACCCGAAAGCGGAGAAGTTCGATGAGCTGACCTACCGGGAGGTCATGGATCGGGGGCTGAAGGTGATGGACGCTACGGCGATCGCCCTGTGCATGGACAATAATATGTCCATCATGGTATTCAACCTCAACAACCGGGGTAACATGGTGAGGGCCGTCATGGGGGAAAAGGTGGGGACGGTCGTAACCGGGGAGGTGTAG
- the frr gene encoding ribosome recycling factor: MLSELYQETEKKMAKTIESLGRELGTIRTGRASLSIFEGITVEYYGSQSPLNQVATLSIPESRLIVIQPWDPSVIKDIEKAIMRSDLGLTPNNDGKVIRLPIPQLTEERRIQLVKVVKRNGEDAKIAIRNCRRDSISDAKDFEKEKAISEDDLHRAQEEIQSITDRFIEKVDELIEKKEKEVLEV, translated from the coding sequence ATGCTGTCGGAACTCTACCAGGAAACCGAAAAAAAGATGGCAAAGACCATCGAATCCCTGGGAAGGGAGCTGGGCACCATCCGCACGGGACGGGCGTCCCTTTCGATCTTCGAGGGGATCACGGTGGAGTACTACGGTTCCCAGTCCCCCCTCAACCAGGTCGCCACACTTTCGATCCCCGAGAGCCGGCTCATCGTCATACAGCCCTGGGATCCCTCGGTCATCAAGGATATCGAGAAGGCCATCATGCGTTCGGATCTGGGCCTGACGCCCAACAACGACGGAAAGGTCATAAGGCTCCCCATCCCTCAACTCACGGAGGAGAGGCGGATCCAGCTGGTCAAGGTCGTCAAGAGGAACGGTGAGGACGCCAAGATCGCCATCCGCAACTGCCGGCGGGACTCCATCTCCGACGCCAAGGATTTCGAGAAGGAGAAGGCCATCTCCGAGGACGACCTTCACCGGGCCCAGGAAGAGATCCAGTCCATCACCGACCGATTTATCGAGAAGGTGGACGAACTCATCGAGAAGAAAGAGAAAGAGGTTCTCGAGGTCTGA